One Carassius gibelio isolate Cgi1373 ecotype wild population from Czech Republic chromosome B18, carGib1.2-hapl.c, whole genome shotgun sequence DNA segment encodes these proteins:
- the LOC127976992 gene encoding uncharacterized protein LOC127976992 — MEATDVLRLRVILDDVNAERLILPSRPETVNALIIEIKNKLNLAYDFRLQFQDPEFDNALCNLGNIEDLPSKATIKIVRYLEPDLSSTSTDDTLLSDNTDSLDRLCRWPEIFVIPTFSYEVEHALREGNYAFVKEGKTLNLTRDQKHNILDGMAAEIYKHKAYPSTKNILMAAEALVRKYPCLKEKGSGTGYEGWKNSLRFKMGNYRTKLSRAGIKDVAVNAGKRSRTNPEGAASRAKIKRPRRGEINFMPNYPQGETKDTLENLRLEMVEQFKKTVTDRDMIIIHQHMQRTFALRREEIVNSAPPIAELKDRWPALFCEAQLSKNLDTLSWS; from the coding sequence ATGGAAGCGACTGATGTCCTGAGACTAAGGGTCATCCTTGATGATGTCAATGCTGAGAGGCTTATTTTGCCCTCTCGTCCTGAGACTGTAAATGCCCTCATAATTGAGATAAAAAATAAGTTGAACCTTGCCTATGACTTTCGGCTTCAGTTTCAAGACCCAGAATTTGACAATGCCCTATGCAATTTAGGAAACATCGAGGACCTACCATCCAAGGCAACCATTAAGATAGTTAGATATCTTGAGCCAGATCTCAGTTCAACCAGCACAGATGATACACTGTTGTCTGATAACACAGATTCACTAGATCGTCTTTGCCGATGGCCAGAGATCTTTGTTATTCCAACATTCTCCTACGAGGTGGAGCATGCTCTAAGAGAGGGCAACTATGCATTTGTCAAAGAGGGGAAAACTCTAAACTTGACTAGGGATCAAAAACACAACATACTGGATggaatggctgctgaaatatATAAGCATAAAGCATATCCCAGTACCAAAAATATTCTCATGGCTGCAGAGGCTCTGGTGCGCAAATACCCCTGCCTAAAAGAAAAAGGTTCCGGAACAGGGTATGAGGGTTGGAAGAACAGCCTGCGCTTCAAAATGGGCAACTACAGGACCAAACTGAGCAGGGCTGGCATAAAGGATGTGGCTGTGAATGCTGGAAAACGTAGCAGGACCAATCCAGAAGGTGCAGCATCCAGGGCCAAAATCAAAAGACCCAGAAGAGGAGAAATAAACTTCATGCCCAATTATCCCCAAGGAGAAACTAAGGACACACTGGAGAACTTGAGGCTTGAGATGGTGGAGCAGTTCAAGAAGACCGTGACTGATAGAGACATGATTATCATCCATCAACATATGCAGCGTACCTTTGCACTCAGGCGTGAAGAAATTGTGAATTCAGCTCCTCCCATTGCTGAATTGAAAGACCGATGGCCTGCACTCTTTTGTGAAGCCCAATTGAGTAAAAACTTAGACACATTGTCATGGTCATGA